From Borrelia puertoricensis, the proteins below share one genomic window:
- the nrdF gene encoding class 1b ribonucleoside-diphosphate reductase subunit beta: MNMNREAINWNRLNNGYTKMFWDQNIRQFWVDEEIPISDDKLVWNSLDIEERDVYEKVLGGLTLLDTEQGSVGMPRIALAIDNLDYKPVLGFMGAMEHMHAKSYSSIFSSLSNIERIDYIFDWVKTYKNFQDKLDLILGKYNSIHDRMSLYKALCTSVFLETFLFYSGFFYPLYLSGQGKMVNSGEIINLILRDESVHGVFVGLLAQEEFDKMTSREQVLAYKESMLILDRLYDLEKAYTKDLYSSIGLESAVDVFVRYNADKALMNLGFEPTFNIQDIDVNPLVLNGLRTDTKTHDFFSTKGNGYIKPMKIEPLQDDDFA; encoded by the coding sequence ATGAATATGAATAGAGAAGCTATAAATTGGAATAGATTAAATAATGGTTATACCAAGATGTTTTGGGACCAAAATATAAGACAATTTTGGGTAGATGAAGAGATTCCTATCTCTGATGATAAGTTGGTTTGGAATTCCTTAGATATCGAGGAGCGGGATGTTTATGAGAAGGTTTTAGGTGGACTTACATTATTAGATACAGAACAAGGTTCTGTTGGTATGCCTCGTATAGCTTTGGCAATAGATAATTTGGATTATAAGCCTGTTCTTGGGTTTATGGGTGCTATGGAGCATATGCATGCTAAGAGTTATAGTAGTATATTCTCAAGTTTATCAAACATAGAGCGAATAGATTATATATTTGATTGGGTAAAAACTTATAAAAATTTTCAAGATAAATTAGATCTGATCTTGGGTAAGTATAACAGTATACACGATAGAATGAGTTTATATAAAGCTTTGTGTACTTCTGTGTTTCTTGAAACGTTTTTATTTTATTCTGGATTTTTTTATCCACTCTATCTCTCAGGTCAAGGTAAGATGGTTAATAGTGGTGAAATTATTAATTTGATATTGCGTGATGAATCTGTTCATGGAGTATTCGTTGGTCTCTTGGCACAAGAAGAGTTTGATAAAATGACTTCTAGAGAACAAGTACTTGCTTACAAAGAGTCTATGTTAATCTTAGATAGGCTTTATGATCTAGAAAAGGCATATACTAAAGACTTATATTCATCTATTGGTCTTGAATCCGCTGTTGATGTTTTTGTTAGGTATAATGCTGACAAGGCTTTGATGAATTTAGGTTTTGAACCTACATTTAACATTCAAGATATTGATGTTAATCCTTTGGTTTTAAATGGTCTTAGAACTGATACTAAAACTCATGATTTTTTCTCTACTAAAGGTAATGGTTACATAAAGCCCATGAAAATTGAGCCATTGCAGGATGATGATTTTGCATGA
- the nrdI gene encoding class Ib ribonucleoside-diphosphate reductase assembly flavoprotein NrdI: MSRFIAKTGLEDIFHVVTGDEIVSRPYVLLTYTFAFGKVPPEVEKFLKHNFKLMVGVAGSGNRNWGGSFCNAVNLIKNKYNVCEILKFELSGTSHDVENFVKRIKNEALRVK, translated from the coding sequence GTGTCGCGTTTTATTGCAAAAACAGGACTTGAAGATATTTTTCATGTAGTTACAGGTGATGAGATTGTAAGTAGGCCTTATGTGTTACTTACATATACATTTGCTTTTGGTAAAGTTCCACCTGAGGTAGAGAAATTTTTAAAGCATAATTTCAAGCTTATGGTTGGGGTTGCTGGTTCTGGAAATAGAAATTGGGGTGGTTCATTTTGCAATGCTGTTAATTTAATAAAAAATAAATATAATGTTTGCGAAATATTAAAATTTGAGCTTTCAGGAACATCACATGATGTTGAGAATTTTGTAAAGAGGATTAAAAATGAGGCACTTAGAGTTAAATAA
- the nrdE gene encoding class 1b ribonucleoside-diphosphate reductase subunit alpha — MRHLELNNEIMVLKDGFYRLEKDLEALSVFLSEVNSKSLKFKNPNERMHYLIDNDLYEDFYKNYSEEQILEIYNLVSLENFQFKSYMSASKFYKDYALKMNGGATYLESYEDRIIAVSLFLADGCFDFALKLALEMIKQRYQPATPTFLNAGKKVRGELVSCFLLEVGDSLNSITFNISSAMQLSKIGGGVALNLSNIRARGEEIRGIPNIAKGIIPVMKLLEDGFNYADQMGQRKGAGAVYLNIFHYDIEDFLDTKKINADEKSRVQTLSLGVVIPDKFFEIAKQGKNYYAFAPYSLYKATGRFMNEIDFDLEYDLFASNPRILKKEISARDILIRIARLQFESGYPYIVYQTACNLNNPLKGLGKIKMSNLCTEIFQIQTPSVIGDYGEEDLIGYDISCILGSLNIVNVINSDFEHTVDIAMRALTSVVDKADIKNAPSIRKANNDYHAVGLGVMNLHGFLIKNRISYESAEALDFVRIFFMLLNFYSLKSSMNIARERGCAFKDFNKSEYYNGNYFDMYLSEDFTPKTEVIKEIFSGLKIPLKSDWESLKSDVQRHGLYHSYRLAVAPTQSISYVQNATTSLMPIVEPVEARVYGNSTTYYPMPYLSRENALFFKSAYYMDMKKLIDLISEAQRHVDQGISTLLYVTNETSTRELVKLYIYAKNKGLKSLYYTRNKNLSVDECILCAI; from the coding sequence ATGAGGCACTTAGAGTTAAATAATGAGATTATGGTTTTAAAGGATGGATTTTACAGATTAGAAAAAGATCTTGAGGCTTTGAGTGTTTTTTTAAGTGAAGTCAATTCTAAGTCTTTAAAATTTAAAAATCCAAATGAGAGAATGCATTATTTAATTGATAATGATTTATATGAAGATTTTTATAAAAACTATTCTGAAGAGCAGATACTTGAAATATATAATCTTGTAAGTCTTGAGAATTTTCAGTTTAAGTCTTATATGAGCGCTTCGAAGTTTTATAAAGATTATGCACTTAAGATGAATGGTGGTGCTACTTATCTTGAATCTTATGAGGATAGAATAATTGCAGTTAGTCTCTTTTTAGCAGATGGATGTTTTGATTTTGCTTTAAAACTTGCTTTAGAGATGATCAAACAACGCTATCAGCCTGCAACACCTACATTTTTAAATGCTGGTAAGAAGGTGAGAGGTGAGCTTGTATCATGTTTCTTGTTGGAAGTGGGAGACTCTCTTAATAGTATTACTTTTAATATCTCTTCTGCCATGCAGCTTTCAAAAATTGGTGGAGGAGTGGCTTTAAATCTTTCAAATATTAGGGCTAGGGGTGAGGAGATACGGGGTATTCCTAATATTGCAAAAGGGATTATTCCCGTTATGAAGCTTTTAGAAGATGGATTTAATTATGCAGATCAGATGGGACAGCGAAAAGGTGCTGGTGCTGTATACTTAAATATCTTTCATTATGATATAGAAGATTTCTTAGATACTAAGAAGATCAATGCTGATGAGAAGAGTCGTGTTCAAACATTATCATTAGGAGTAGTAATTCCAGATAAATTTTTTGAGATTGCAAAACAAGGTAAAAATTATTATGCTTTCGCACCATATTCGCTTTATAAAGCAACTGGGCGTTTTATGAATGAGATTGATTTTGATTTAGAATATGACTTGTTTGCAAGTAATCCTCGTATTTTGAAAAAAGAAATTTCTGCTAGAGACATTTTGATTCGTATTGCTAGGCTGCAATTTGAATCTGGATATCCTTATATAGTGTACCAAACAGCATGTAATTTAAATAATCCGCTAAAAGGTCTTGGAAAAATTAAGATGTCTAATCTTTGTACAGAGATTTTTCAGATTCAAACCCCATCAGTTATTGGTGATTATGGTGAAGAGGATTTGATTGGATATGATATCAGTTGTATCTTAGGTTCACTTAATATAGTTAATGTAATTAATAGTGATTTTGAGCATACCGTTGATATTGCCATGAGGGCATTGACATCAGTTGTTGATAAGGCTGATATTAAAAATGCCCCAAGCATAAGGAAGGCAAATAATGATTATCATGCCGTTGGTCTTGGAGTTATGAATTTACATGGGTTTTTGATTAAAAATAGAATCTCTTATGAGAGTGCTGAGGCTTTGGATTTTGTTCGCATCTTTTTTATGTTATTAAATTTTTATTCCCTTAAGAGTAGTATGAATATTGCAAGAGAGAGAGGTTGTGCTTTTAAAGATTTCAATAAGAGTGAATATTATAATGGCAATTATTTTGATATGTATTTGAGTGAAGATTTCACTCCCAAAACAGAAGTTATAAAAGAGATATTTAGTGGACTTAAGATTCCTCTAAAGAGTGATTGGGAGAGCCTTAAGAGTGATGTCCAGAGGCATGGGCTTTATCATTCTTATAGGTTAGCCGTTGCACCAACTCAGAGTATATCTTATGTTCAAAATGCAACAACATCTCTTATGCCTATTGTTGAACCTGTTGAAGCTAGGGTTTATGGTAATTCTACAACGTATTATCCAATGCCATATCTTAGTAGGGAAAATGCTTTGTTTTTTAAATCAGCATATTACATGGATATGAAAAAATTGATTGATCTAATAAGTGAGGCTCAGCGGCATGTTGATCAGGGAATTAGTACCTTGCTTTATGTTACAAATGAGACTAGTACCAGGGAACTTGTAAAACTTTACATTTATGCTAAAAATAAGGGACTTAAGAGCTTATATTATACGCGTAATAAAAATCTTTCAGTAGATGAATGTATTCTTTGTGCAATATAA
- a CDS encoding DUF792 family protein, with protein sequence MVTDVKLLIWEVVNHILSRASSSNFIALFPRPDFKGFEYVPQLFFIFPKSGAIEESLSSVSSQHPIINLNTRRSEFVSYNVTSNPGVITISNAVLSSVYDKVLVDSLERTPFANSALEFDSNFIKIQFRERFKAGIYYSIYGASIGFHETTIINSLSIKGTPFVDELNVSLQIKIVKTFNFLTYKG encoded by the coding sequence ATGGTAACGGATGTAAAATTACTTATTTGGGAAGTTGTAAATCATATTTTAAGTCGTGCAAGTTCATCTAATTTTATAGCACTCTTTCCTAGGCCTGATTTTAAGGGATTTGAATATGTTCCGCAATTATTTTTTATATTTCCAAAATCAGGAGCTATTGAGGAAAGTTTAAGTAGTGTTAGTAGCCAGCATCCCATTATTAATCTGAATACCAGGCGTAGTGAATTTGTAAGTTATAATGTTACGTCAAACCCGGGGGTAATTACTATTTCCAATGCGGTTTTGTCTTCTGTTTATGATAAAGTTTTAGTTGATAGTCTAGAGAGAACGCCTTTTGCAAATAGTGCTTTAGAGTTTGATTCTAATTTTATAAAGATACAGTTTAGGGAAAGATTTAAAGCAGGTATTTATTATAGCATTTATGGTGCATCAATAGGATTTCATGAGACTACTATTATTAATTCTTTAAGCATTAAAGGTACACCATTTGTAGATGAGCTTAATGTTAGTTTACAAATTAAAATAGTGAAAACTTTTAATTTTTTAACATATAAAGGTTAA
- a CDS encoding DUF1473 family protein — protein MRYKLKILTNLKTYEYVLRDIPMYDWDSILGFDASQETLRRELNSLPILKRISTLMISQSFFDEFYEIISINREHSFLYKYQLPTIFFAVQYSLVEKIEGFREPSLVYVESFQDLGGTFVKYPHIDDRWNYNDLVSGGK, from the coding sequence GTGAGATATAAATTGAAGATTTTGACTAATCTTAAAACTTATGAATATGTTTTAAGGGATATTCCTATGTATGATTGGGATTCTATTTTAGGATTTGATGCAAGTCAAGAGACTTTAAGACGGGAACTTAATAGTTTACCTATTCTTAAGCGAATAAGTACATTAATGATATCACAATCTTTTTTTGATGAATTTTACGAAATTATTAGTATTAATAGGGAGCATTCATTTTTATATAAATATCAGCTTCCTACCATTTTTTTTGCTGTTCAGTATTCTTTGGTAGAAAAGATAGAAGGATTTAGAGAACCCAGTTTGGTGTATGTTGAGAGTTTTCAGGATCTTGGTGGGACTTTTGTTAAGTATCCACATATTGATGATAGGTGGAATTATAATGATTTGGTATCTGGTGGTAAATAG
- a CDS encoding S2/P23 family protein: MQKTVFLLPLFIISCFLSDSIIKNIKPKLEQEIMHNDKSKKHLRENEDEYAKLTKEDATFEILEGTTEKCMCPICWLWCGCRPRKCQITWMKIKAKEIIGNNQKALEALKGRLKYSYSVSPIKYNDQYSTYVMPLILFESMDENIEVTSFKLINHTNLDFNNKNVLGGIIQGIPKVEKSSEEGYKNVYPYGILNATNPTGGDELISAFAALYQNGKWNLMEGEIKVKDTKTNNETTYKILLSGKLFNEFLKSVVSKHQGTTTANTKFRVPINN, from the coding sequence TTGCAAAAAACAGTTTTTTTACTACCGTTATTTATAATATCTTGTTTCTTAAGTGATAGCATTATAAAAAATATTAAACCTAAGCTTGAGCAAGAAATAATGCATAATGACAAATCAAAAAAACACTTAAGAGAAAATGAGGATGAATATGCAAAATTAACAAAAGAAGATGCCACTTTTGAAATACTTGAAGGTACTACTGAAAAATGCATGTGTCCAATCTGCTGGTTGTGGTGTGGATGCCGTCCACGAAAATGTCAAATCACTTGGATGAAAATTAAAGCCAAAGAAATCATCGGGAATAATCAAAAAGCACTGGAAGCTTTAAAAGGTAGACTTAAATATTCATACTCAGTATCACCTATCAAATATAATGATCAGTACAGTACCTACGTCATGCCTTTAATATTATTTGAAAGCATGGACGAGAACATTGAAGTAACCTCATTTAAGTTAATAAATCACACCAACCTAGACTTCAACAACAAAAACGTTTTGGGTGGAATTATTCAAGGTATACCTAAGGTAGAGAAATCATCTGAAGAGGGATACAAAAACGTATATCCTTATGGAATATTAAATGCAACAAATCCAACTGGTGGGGATGAGTTAATATCTGCTTTTGCTGCTCTTTACCAAAATGGAAAATGGAACCTTATGGAAGGAGAGATAAAAGTTAAAGACACAAAAACAAACAACGAGACAACCTACAAAATACTCTTAAGTGGTAAATTATTTAATGAATTTCTAAAATCAGTTGTATCTAAACATCAAGGTACCACAACTGCAAATACCAAATTTAGAGTTCCAATTAACAATTAG
- a CDS encoding DUF1463 family protein encodes MKDYYSLDLVFFSFAGMLIDRGKLQYSTSPNVMAIASTEEKNVPIPSFRDPRTIIHIFSLELTKGSFDYKILTKLSNEQFYYSTSKKDKLRSLVFNDQMGLKIISNSAFFSEVPSRTYANNNDTVNFIIHAINCEIERG; translated from the coding sequence ATGAAAGATTATTATTCATTGGATTTAGTATTTTTTAGTTTTGCAGGAATGCTCATAGATAGGGGAAAGTTACAATATTCAACCTCTCCTAATGTTATGGCTATTGCCAGCACTGAAGAGAAGAATGTACCAATTCCAAGCTTTAGAGATCCTAGAACTATTATTCATATATTTAGTTTAGAGCTTACCAAAGGTTCATTTGATTATAAAATTTTAACTAAACTTAGTAATGAGCAGTTTTACTATTCGACTTCCAAAAAGGATAAGCTTAGGTCATTGGTGTTTAATGACCAGATGGGGCTTAAAATTATTTCTAATAGTGCATTTTTTTCTGAAGTGCCTAGTAGGACTTATGCAAATAATAATGATACTGTAAATTTTATAATTCATGCAATTAATTGCGAAATTGAGAGGGGGTAA
- a CDS encoding p23 cell envelope protein: MKRIIIFLPIFITCHVSQDQYDKPNFKYAIKSGSTRSIRSNTDTEEVYEYQREPLQISEGLLDVCLSGHIITPTNHTCHLTWMKSNVQDIIGPDGKPSPVFQGKFKYSYAVAPIKNNENYSKYVMPLILFESLVDYVKIVSFKLTNHKELNLDFRNGHQQATRDKIANELEVSTKKLGYKGISIYGELYAYFPNGGDGLITAFSKLYQNGDWYFMSGEITIEDTLSRETTTHTILLDAQLFNEFLKIVIAKHPETKTANNRFRVPVS, translated from the coding sequence ATGAAGAGAATAATTATTTTCTTACCAATCTTCATAACATGTCATGTATCGCAAGATCAATATGACAAACCAAATTTTAAATACGCCATTAAATCGGGCTCTACACGCTCTATCAGGTCAAACACTGACACAGAAGAAGTATATGAGTACCAAAGAGAACCACTTCAAATATCTGAAGGGCTCTTAGATGTATGTCTCTCTGGTCATATAATAACACCTACTAATCACACCTGCCATCTCACTTGGATGAAAAGCAATGTACAAGATATAATTGGACCAGACGGGAAACCATCACCTGTATTTCAAGGTAAATTTAAATACTCATATGCAGTAGCTCCTATTAAGAATAATGAAAACTACAGTAAGTACGTAATGCCTTTAATACTATTTGAAAGCTTAGTTGACTATGTTAAAATAGTGTCATTTAAACTCACAAACCACAAAGAACTAAATCTAGATTTTCGCAATGGACATCAGCAAGCCACAAGAGATAAAATAGCTAATGAACTTGAGGTCTCAACTAAAAAATTAGGATATAAAGGTATAAGTATTTATGGAGAACTATATGCATACTTTCCAAATGGAGGCGATGGTCTTATAACTGCTTTTTCAAAGCTCTACCAAAATGGTGATTGGTACTTCATGTCAGGTGAGATAACTATTGAAGACACATTAAGTAGAGAAACAACCACCCACACAATCTTGCTAGATGCTCAATTATTCAATGAATTCCTAAAAATAGTTATAGCAAAGCATCCAGAAACCAAAACTGCAAATAACAGATTCAGAGTGCCTGTCAGTTAG
- a CDS encoding DUF693 family protein encodes MLLFQYDFKLEFYSSGGEIKNRKPKFVIETKHGAPIINIVISNEYSLMSALQCKKAQLQLFNMPLNFNKSLRHGDIVKIYYKKFAHEDEFAYRFVMAGYLGAPIDFDFENGDFICQYEVYLLSQDTFFNKKLDTKNYKGKSLEEAINLVFPGQAIISMGPDARSRIISESFYALTLKEFIEKLIENYVHLIFVDVGELDFKVDTKFVFINFDKLGGQIVYKKLEDFALLFIPQREVRFVGQSAINFWNTKLLFTDKIKVGDGVEFIDRYGSVVRAFVQETSAHLSNVGDCTLKLKLYDESNIL; translated from the coding sequence ATGTTATTATTTCAATATGATTTTAAACTAGAGTTTTATAGTTCTGGGGGTGAGATTAAAAATCGGAAACCAAAGTTTGTTATAGAGACAAAACATGGGGCACCTATTATTAATATTGTAATTAGTAATGAATATTCCCTTATGAGTGCTTTGCAATGTAAAAAAGCACAATTGCAATTGTTTAATATGCCTTTAAATTTTAATAAGTCTTTAAGGCATGGAGATATTGTTAAAATATACTATAAAAAATTTGCGCATGAGGATGAGTTTGCTTACAGATTTGTTATGGCTGGATATCTGGGTGCTCCTATTGATTTTGATTTTGAAAATGGTGATTTTATTTGTCAATATGAAGTTTATCTCCTGTCTCAAGATACGTTTTTTAATAAAAAGCTTGATACTAAAAATTATAAGGGTAAATCTTTAGAAGAGGCAATAAATTTGGTATTTCCAGGTCAAGCCATTATTAGCATGGGGCCTGATGCTCGAAGTCGCATAATAAGTGAGAGTTTTTATGCCCTTACTTTGAAGGAATTTATAGAAAAACTTATTGAAAACTATGTGCATTTGATTTTTGTTGATGTTGGTGAGTTGGACTTTAAGGTTGATACTAAATTTGTTTTTATTAATTTTGATAAACTAGGTGGCCAAATAGTTTATAAGAAGCTTGAAGATTTTGCACTTTTATTCATTCCTCAAAGGGAAGTGAGATTTGTAGGCCAATCTGCCATTAATTTTTGGAATACTAAACTTCTCTTTACAGATAAGATTAAAGTTGGAGATGGGGTTGAATTTATAGATAGATATGGGAGCGTTGTTAGGGCTTTTGTTCAAGAGACTAGTGCTCATTTAAGCAATGTGGGTGATTGCACATTAAAATTGAAGCTTTATGATGAATCTAATATTTTATAG
- a CDS encoding DUF777 family protein — MNKTYEISRRLGSLSNDLALEAAKKYLRDNVFICRIGIIKEFDFNSQEGIVVIEEYEDLRIKSRNISNLKLELREDDRVILLQSGINIFNERDNNYFDKHYFYILNAVSLEYAGIDVEKLSISAKKLDVLCEDASFNSKNVIYDGEHTRISLNSLVIEATSIEFKGNVYINGKLFESHTHGVGSITYVNASGAPTLATGNTSGVV, encoded by the coding sequence ATGAACAAAACTTATGAAATTTCTAGAAGACTAGGAAGTTTAAGTAATGATTTGGCACTTGAGGCTGCTAAGAAATATTTACGTGATAATGTATTTATTTGTCGCATTGGAATTATTAAGGAATTTGATTTTAATTCCCAGGAAGGAATTGTTGTAATTGAAGAATATGAGGACTTAAGGATTAAGAGTCGCAATATCTCAAATTTAAAACTTGAACTTAGGGAAGATGATAGGGTAATCTTGCTTCAAAGTGGCATAAATATCTTTAATGAGAGAGATAATAATTATTTCGATAAACATTATTTTTATATCTTAAATGCAGTAAGTCTTGAGTATGCAGGTATTGATGTAGAGAAATTGAGCATCAGTGCAAAAAAATTGGATGTGTTATGTGAGGATGCTTCTTTTAATTCTAAAAATGTGATATATGATGGTGAACATACTAGGATTTCTCTTAACTCTTTAGTTATTGAGGCTACTAGTATTGAGTTTAAAGGCAATGTGTATATTAATGGTAAATTGTTTGAAAGTCATACACATGGGGTTGGTAGCATAACTTATGTTAATGCCAGTGGAGCTCCCACTCTTGCAACTGGTAATACCTCAGGTGTTGTATAA
- a CDS encoding BTA121 domain-containing protein surface lipoprotein — MKAFNILILLMVLFCCCEDEEYVNNLGLGYNFDDIASSELDIGLAFDHPSLENLMTGFNLSGEEKIAVRFLRSALTDPTIAEGIPNVRTYSDDEFYEFLVVLSSAKIKEAVADIVVTLRVRDDILDAIYELADGHPKRDGFEVQLATKQREYLKILKVFCGGDNGYRGAYLSLKMANCSKVFTSLKRQIYDVLHEY, encoded by the coding sequence ATGAAAGCTTTCAACATTTTAATTTTATTGATGGTTTTATTTTGTTGCTGTGAGGATGAAGAATATGTCAATAATTTGGGGCTAGGTTACAATTTTGATGATATTGCCAGCAGTGAGCTTGACATTGGTCTTGCCTTTGATCATCCTTCATTAGAAAACTTAATGACAGGTTTTAATCTCTCAGGGGAAGAAAAAATAGCAGTTAGATTTTTAAGAAGTGCATTAACAGATCCTACAATTGCAGAAGGTATTCCAAATGTACGTACTTACAGTGATGATGAATTTTATGAGTTTTTAGTTGTTCTAAGTTCTGCTAAGATTAAAGAGGCAGTTGCTGATATAGTTGTAACATTAAGAGTACGAGATGACATACTGGATGCTATATATGAGCTTGCAGATGGACATCCTAAAAGGGATGGTTTTGAAGTTCAACTTGCTACTAAGCAGAGGGAATATTTAAAAATTTTGAAAGTTTTTTGTGGTGGTGATAATGGTTACAGAGGTGCATATCTATCACTTAAGATGGCTAATTGTTCAAAAGTGTTTACATCATTAAAAAGGCAAATATATGATGTTTTGCATGAATATTAG
- a CDS encoding DUF1322 family protein: MNRSAILSDYFSYLRYLRSEDFKYYFPVLMGVCTFAEIKRFRYAELLEINKIANFKLKKEIYENFLIANL, translated from the coding sequence ATGAATCGTAGTGCAATTTTAAGTGATTATTTTAGTTATTTAAGGTATTTAAGGAGTGAGGATTTTAAATATTATTTTCCCGTTTTAATGGGAGTTTGCACTTTTGCTGAGATTAAGCGATTTAGATATGCTGAACTTTTAGAAATTAATAAGATTGCTAATTTTAAGCTTAAGAAGGAAATATATGAAAACTTTTTAATTGCAAATTTATAG
- the thyX gene encoding FAD-dependent thymidylate synthase, producing the protein MHDHVEAAEEILDKEYKVLDKGFLRLVDYMGSDDRIVNSARVSYRDSKAKRDNAGLIDYLVRNEHTSPLEQVVFTFHVKAPIFVARQWMRHRTSRINEVSGRYSLMREEFYVPCREDVKKQSITNKQGRSDESVDESIVLSSLGGLDESYKTSYKIYNDMINNDVSRELARITLPLSLYTEWYWQIDLNNLFHFIKLRSSSHAQKEIRAYANVLLDIVKLVVPLATDSFKKHILGGVMFSSEEVDEIRRVLDLTKLNLQDKSLTRLREKLNL; encoded by the coding sequence ATGCATGATCATGTAGAGGCTGCTGAAGAGATTTTGGATAAGGAATACAAAGTTTTAGATAAAGGTTTTTTAAGACTTGTTGACTATATGGGTAGTGATGATCGAATAGTAAATTCTGCTAGAGTTTCTTATAGAGATTCTAAGGCAAAAAGGGATAATGCTGGTCTTATTGACTATTTAGTCAGAAATGAGCATACAAGTCCACTTGAGCAAGTGGTTTTTACTTTTCATGTTAAAGCGCCAATCTTTGTAGCAAGACAGTGGATGAGACATAGAACATCAAGAATTAATGAAGTCTCAGGCCGTTATAGTTTGATGAGAGAAGAGTTTTATGTTCCTTGCAGGGAAGATGTTAAGAAACAAAGTATTACTAATAAGCAGGGACGCTCAGATGAGTCTGTTGATGAATCTATTGTTTTATCCTCTTTAGGTGGTCTAGATGAGAGTTATAAGACTTCTTACAAGATTTATAATGATATGATTAATAATGATGTATCTAGGGAGCTTGCAAGAATAACTCTGCCTTTAAGTTTGTATACCGAGTGGTACTGGCAAATCGATCTTAATAATTTATTTCATTTTATTAAGCTTAGATCATCAAGTCATGCACAAAAAGAGATAAGGGCTTATGCTAATGTCCTATTAGATATTGTTAAGTTAGTAGTGCCCTTAGCAACTGATAGCTTTAAAAAACATATTTTGGGAGGAGTTATGTTCTCAAGTGAAGAGGTAGATGAGATTCGCAGAGTATTAGATTTAACCAAGCTTAATTTACAAGATAAGAGTTTAACTAGGTTAAGAGAAAAACTTAATTTGTGA